A stretch of Microbacterium sp. 4R-513 DNA encodes these proteins:
- a CDS encoding SDR family oxidoreductase: MAKIVVIGGTGLIGSKVVAKLTEQGHEAVAASPNTGVDSITGEGLAQALDGAQVLVDVSNSPSFEESAVLDFFTTSTNNLIAAERAAGVGHHVALTIVGTNRPQSIPYFRAKVAQEKLIRESGIPFSLVHATQFFEFDDLTLVPVEGASVFETTLAEWLPANPPRG; encoded by the coding sequence ATGGCAAAGATCGTCGTCATCGGCGGAACGGGACTCATCGGATCGAAGGTGGTCGCCAAGCTGACGGAGCAGGGCCACGAGGCCGTCGCGGCCTCGCCGAACACGGGGGTGGACTCGATCACCGGCGAGGGCCTCGCCCAGGCGCTCGACGGGGCGCAGGTCCTCGTCGACGTCTCCAACTCGCCGTCCTTCGAAGAGAGCGCCGTGCTGGACTTCTTCACCACCTCGACGAACAACCTCATCGCGGCGGAGAGGGCCGCAGGAGTCGGACACCACGTCGCGCTGACCATCGTCGGCACGAACCGTCCGCAGAGCATCCCCTACTTCCGCGCCAAGGTCGCGCAGGAGAAGCTCATCCGCGAGTCGGGCATCCCCTTCTCGCTCGTGCACGCGACGCAGTTCTTCGAGTTCGACGACCTCACGCTCGTACCCGTCGAGGGGGCCTCGGTCTTCGAGACGACCCTCGCCGAGTGGCTGCCGGCGAACCCGCCTCGCGGGTAG
- a CDS encoding glycoside hydrolase family 2 TIM barrel-domain containing protein, which yields MLVGMFDDDLNRSGPREVPAGYPRPQLVREHWSDLCGQWSFQHDDSDIGLEERWFERESLAGTIVVPFPPESAASGVGETAHHRVVWYQRGFGAAELEAAGRREGSRILLHFGAVDYRSRIWIDGSFVGAHEGGHTPFAIDITEALHERETHSIVVRVEDDPEDVEQPRGKQDWLEHPHVIWYHRTSGIWQPVWLEAVEPVSVRSVHWVTDVHAATVSARLDLSRVPAEPVAVSIRLAFGGKVLGEVTTSTDRASVTVSLPVPLLGNGQGYEQLLWSPEHPRLVDADVRVGDDAVQSYLGLRTVHVGQNAFWLNDRPYYLRSVLNQGYWPESHLAAPSADALRAEAQLIKDLGFNATRVHQKFEDPRFLYWADRLGILVWGEAPAAFEYSTTAVERMVREWLDIVRRDFSHPSIVAWVPLNESWGVQHIASDARMQHYARSLVDLTKALDPTRPVVSNDGWEQVDTDIVAIHDYEADPDIMRERYADRAAVDRMIRTAGPAGRRLILSGDVDDKPVMLTEFGGISYDVDAHDHAWGYSTASSGDDFAERLEGLMGAVHDSRALQGFCYTQLTDTLQETNGLLTEAREPKIPIERIRRAITGR from the coding sequence ATGCTGGTCGGTATGTTCGACGACGACCTGAACCGGTCCGGCCCGCGCGAAGTGCCGGCCGGATACCCCCGCCCGCAGCTCGTGCGCGAGCACTGGTCCGATCTCTGCGGCCAGTGGTCCTTCCAGCACGATGATTCCGACATCGGGCTCGAGGAGCGGTGGTTCGAGCGCGAGTCGCTGGCCGGCACGATCGTCGTCCCGTTCCCCCCGGAATCGGCGGCTTCAGGGGTCGGTGAGACGGCGCATCACCGCGTCGTCTGGTACCAGCGCGGCTTCGGCGCAGCCGAGCTCGAGGCGGCGGGCCGTCGCGAGGGATCGCGCATCCTCCTCCACTTCGGCGCCGTCGACTACCGCAGCCGGATCTGGATCGACGGGTCGTTCGTCGGCGCGCACGAGGGCGGGCACACCCCCTTCGCCATCGACATCACCGAGGCCCTTCACGAGCGGGAGACGCACTCGATCGTCGTCCGCGTCGAGGACGACCCCGAGGACGTCGAGCAGCCTCGCGGCAAGCAGGACTGGCTCGAGCACCCGCACGTCATCTGGTACCACCGCACGAGCGGCATCTGGCAGCCGGTCTGGCTCGAGGCCGTCGAGCCGGTCTCGGTCCGTTCGGTCCACTGGGTGACGGACGTCCACGCCGCGACGGTCTCGGCGCGACTCGACCTCTCGCGCGTGCCCGCCGAGCCGGTGGCCGTGAGCATCCGGCTCGCGTTCGGAGGAAAGGTTCTGGGCGAGGTGACGACCTCGACGGACCGGGCCTCGGTCACGGTCTCACTCCCCGTGCCCCTGCTGGGCAACGGCCAGGGCTACGAGCAGCTGCTGTGGTCGCCCGAGCATCCGCGGCTCGTCGACGCCGACGTGCGGGTGGGCGACGACGCCGTCCAGTCCTACCTCGGACTGCGCACGGTGCACGTCGGGCAGAACGCCTTCTGGCTGAACGACCGGCCCTACTACCTTCGCTCGGTGCTCAATCAGGGGTACTGGCCCGAGTCCCACCTCGCCGCGCCGTCGGCCGACGCCCTGCGCGCCGAGGCGCAGCTCATCAAGGACCTCGGGTTCAACGCGACCCGCGTCCACCAGAAGTTCGAGGACCCGCGCTTCCTGTACTGGGCGGATCGTCTCGGCATCCTCGTCTGGGGCGAGGCTCCGGCCGCCTTCGAGTACTCCACCACCGCCGTCGAGCGCATGGTCCGCGAGTGGCTCGACATCGTGCGCAGGGACTTCTCGCACCCGTCGATCGTGGCCTGGGTTCCTCTCAACGAGAGCTGGGGGGTCCAGCACATCGCCTCCGACGCGCGGATGCAGCACTACGCACGGTCGCTCGTCGACCTCACGAAGGCGCTCGACCCGACGCGCCCCGTCGTGTCGAACGACGGCTGGGAGCAGGTCGACACCGACATCGTCGCGATCCACGACTACGAGGCCGATCCCGACATCATGCGCGAGCGGTATGCGGACCGCGCCGCCGTCGACCGGATGATCCGCACCGCCGGCCCGGCCGGCCGGCGCCTGATCCTCTCGGGCGATGTCGACGACAAGCCCGTCATGCTGACCGAGTTCGGCGGCATCTCGTACGACGTCGACGCCCACGACCATGCCTGGGGCTACTCCACCGCCTCGAGCGGCGACGACTTCGCCGAGCGCCTGGAGGGGCTTATGGGCGCCGTCCACGACAGCCGTGCCCTGCAGGGCTTCTGCTACACCCAGCTCACCGACACCCTCCAGGAGACCAACGGCCTCCTGACCGAGGCGCGCGAGCCGAAGATCCCGATCGAGCGCATCCGGCGCGCCATCACGGGCCGCTGA
- a CDS encoding polysaccharide deacetylase family protein: MSSDGSAGAPRRPSKRVRRRRFLAVLIAILVVIGGTAAAITAIALTRTTDASAAPSPTPTATPVPTPTPTPLTPSEQLLASTQDPNACAVSFEGDGISDAPQLQTQGALYSALPIPSRDGSVFAGWYATPADAASFNIPARINGSELVACTQQQITLYGSWKTPEENAAENARIPIMMYHQFTANPAGESGWLRGNYAYIGDFDAHMNHIATGGFYLPTWDELSAFIDARLWLPNHSVIITDDDADQSWFDLAAPVVDRYKLLATSFMITAYRQDPPPNPYVLRRSHTHDMHKAGANGEGEMVNLTAEQIAADMETSAQVLGVKEVMAYPYGHYNETSKEGLRLAGFEMARTIEPGYVTIGTDKLALPVQRINYGMGVDAVARLIG; the protein is encoded by the coding sequence ATGAGTTCCGACGGTTCCGCGGGCGCACCTCGACGCCCCTCGAAGCGCGTGCGGCGTCGCCGCTTCCTCGCGGTGCTGATCGCCATACTCGTCGTGATCGGCGGGACTGCTGCGGCCATCACCGCGATCGCGTTGACGAGGACGACGGATGCCTCGGCCGCCCCCTCGCCGACGCCTACGGCGACACCCGTCCCCACGCCGACTCCGACGCCTCTCACGCCGTCGGAGCAGCTGCTGGCCTCGACCCAGGATCCGAACGCCTGCGCGGTGAGCTTCGAGGGGGACGGGATCTCGGATGCGCCGCAGCTCCAGACGCAGGGCGCCCTCTACAGCGCCCTGCCGATCCCTTCGCGCGACGGGTCGGTGTTCGCCGGGTGGTACGCGACTCCGGCGGACGCGGCATCCTTCAACATCCCGGCTCGCATCAACGGGTCGGAGCTCGTCGCGTGCACCCAGCAGCAGATCACCCTGTACGGGTCGTGGAAGACGCCTGAGGAGAACGCGGCGGAGAACGCCCGCATCCCGATCATGATGTACCACCAGTTCACCGCGAACCCGGCCGGCGAGAGCGGATGGCTGCGGGGCAACTACGCGTACATCGGCGACTTCGACGCCCACATGAATCACATCGCGACGGGCGGCTTCTACCTGCCGACGTGGGACGAGCTGAGCGCCTTCATCGACGCGCGGCTGTGGCTGCCTAACCACTCCGTCATCATCACCGACGACGATGCGGACCAGTCGTGGTTCGATCTCGCGGCCCCGGTCGTCGACAGGTACAAGCTGCTCGCCACCTCATTCATGATCACGGCGTACCGGCAGGATCCGCCGCCTAACCCCTACGTGCTCCGCCGCTCGCACACCCACGACATGCACAAGGCGGGGGCCAACGGCGAGGGCGAGATGGTCAATCTCACCGCCGAGCAGATCGCCGCGGACATGGAGACCTCGGCGCAGGTGCTCGGCGTCAAGGAGGTCATGGCGTACCCCTACGGGCATTACAACGAGACCTCGAAGGAAGGCCTGCGTCTGGCCGGCTTCGAGATGGCTCGGACGATCGAGCCCGGCTACGTCACGATCGGCACGGACAAGCTCGCGCTGCCGGTCCAGCGGATCAACTACGGGATGGGAGTCGACGCCGTCGCCAGGCTGATCGGCTGA
- a CDS encoding ABC transporter substrate-binding protein, whose product MKKAFVRALGIAAAVGLGVALTGCGGSSGTTGTVSGDGEYDGPKVDITFWHGWTGGAAPTLVPKLIEKFNSEHDNIVVKNVPQEWGDIAAKMPLAIKAGKGPDVAVLHGDDLATYAAQKLLLNADDIVKGLGYSADDFPPGVYEAGDYKGTQYAIPWSVTPLGLFVNKEVLSQAGITDIPTDQESYTAALEALKGVGIQGEWVDGYVFTGTFEFESLLWQFGGDLYNEDVTEATFNSDAGVQALTWMTDLIKDGYSPANVAQDGNIKALLAGQTAFNWNGVWQTTNSAFADLDWAAAPVPQIGTEKAVWSSSTHWVFPANKGQDKNKTAAAATFVKWMNDNSAGWAETGELPAANDVRNDPTLVQNYPNLQPFMDELEYAHYETVSPGIAEANALITTAINEALNGKKTPQEALDDAAKKADQILKQNQAKYGG is encoded by the coding sequence ATGAAGAAGGCGTTCGTTCGGGCACTCGGCATCGCAGCGGCGGTGGGGCTCGGAGTAGCGCTCACCGGTTGCGGCGGTTCGTCGGGCACCACCGGCACCGTCTCTGGCGACGGCGAGTACGACGGCCCCAAGGTCGATATCACGTTCTGGCACGGCTGGACGGGTGGCGCAGCGCCCACCCTCGTGCCGAAGCTGATCGAGAAGTTCAACTCGGAGCACGACAACATCGTGGTCAAGAACGTGCCCCAGGAATGGGGTGACATCGCGGCCAAGATGCCCCTCGCCATCAAGGCGGGCAAGGGACCCGACGTCGCGGTGCTGCACGGCGACGACCTCGCGACCTATGCGGCGCAGAAGCTCCTGCTCAATGCCGACGACATCGTCAAGGGACTCGGCTACAGCGCCGACGACTTCCCTCCGGGTGTCTACGAGGCGGGCGACTACAAGGGGACGCAGTACGCGATCCCGTGGAGCGTCACCCCGCTCGGCCTGTTCGTCAACAAGGAGGTCCTGAGCCAGGCCGGCATCACCGACATCCCGACGGATCAGGAGTCGTACACTGCGGCTCTCGAGGCCCTCAAGGGCGTGGGCATCCAGGGTGAGTGGGTGGACGGCTACGTCTTCACCGGCACTTTCGAGTTCGAGAGCCTGCTGTGGCAGTTCGGCGGCGACCTCTACAACGAGGACGTCACCGAGGCGACCTTCAACTCCGACGCCGGCGTCCAGGCGCTGACGTGGATGACCGACCTCATCAAGGACGGCTACAGCCCCGCCAACGTCGCGCAGGACGGCAACATCAAGGCCCTCCTCGCCGGTCAGACCGCATTCAACTGGAACGGCGTCTGGCAGACGACGAACAGCGCGTTCGCCGACCTCGACTGGGCTGCGGCTCCCGTGCCCCAGATCGGCACCGAGAAGGCCGTCTGGTCGAGCTCCACGCACTGGGTCTTCCCCGCGAACAAGGGCCAGGACAAGAACAAGACGGCCGCGGCCGCGACGTTCGTCAAGTGGATGAACGACAACTCGGCCGGGTGGGCCGAGACCGGTGAGCTGCCCGCCGCGAACGACGTGCGCAACGACCCGACGCTCGTGCAGAACTACCCCAACCTGCAGCCCTTCATGGACGAGCTCGAGTACGCCCACTACGAGACCGTCTCCCCCGGCATCGCCGAGGCGAACGCCCTCATCACCACCGCGATCAACGAGGCCCTCAACGGCAAGAAGACGCCCCAGGAAGCGCTCGACGACGCCGCGAAGAAGGCCGACCAGATCCTGAAGCAGAACCAGGCGAAGTACGGTGGCTGA
- a CDS encoding carbohydrate ABC transporter permease, producing the protein MTTTAIPETRQQTTTVPEKRKPSGRRIAGTTVLYIVLGILALIIILPLIWMLITSFKTDADAVRNPYGWPNPFSTEAYTTLLTSGEQPIFLWLWNSFAAATIQTILILVTASMGAYALARMEFAGKKIVFGVIISTLLVPPVVFLIPNYLIVQNLGWLDTLLAITVPGAAGAFGIFFLRQFFVALPVEIEEAARMDGAGEFRIFLQVVLPLARPALATLAVLSFLNNWNDFLWPVYVLLSPENMTLQPGLAMLQGAYRTHFAIVMAGAVIASVPVLILFGIAQKQIVESVAGAAVKG; encoded by the coding sequence ATGACCACCACGGCGATCCCCGAGACCCGGCAGCAGACGACGACGGTGCCCGAGAAGCGCAAGCCCTCAGGCCGCCGCATCGCGGGCACGACCGTGCTGTACATCGTGCTCGGCATCCTGGCGCTCATCATCATCCTGCCGCTCATCTGGATGCTCATCACGTCGTTCAAGACGGATGCCGACGCCGTGCGCAACCCGTACGGCTGGCCGAATCCGTTCTCGACGGAGGCGTACACGACGCTGCTCACAAGCGGCGAGCAGCCGATCTTCCTGTGGCTGTGGAACAGCTTCGCCGCCGCGACCATCCAGACGATCCTGATCCTCGTCACGGCCTCGATGGGCGCCTACGCCCTGGCGCGCATGGAGTTCGCGGGGAAGAAGATCGTCTTCGGCGTCATCATCTCGACGCTGCTCGTGCCGCCGGTCGTGTTCCTCATCCCGAACTACCTGATCGTGCAGAACCTCGGATGGCTCGACACGCTGCTCGCGATCACGGTGCCGGGGGCGGCCGGAGCATTCGGGATCTTCTTCCTGAGGCAGTTCTTCGTGGCGCTCCCGGTCGAGATCGAGGAGGCCGCCCGCATGGACGGCGCGGGCGAGTTCCGCATCTTCCTGCAGGTCGTGCTGCCCCTGGCCCGCCCGGCGCTCGCGACGCTCGCCGTGCTGTCGTTCCTCAACAACTGGAACGACTTCCTCTGGCCGGTCTACGTGCTGCTCTCGCCCGAGAACATGACGCTCCAGCCAGGCCTCGCGATGCTGCAGGGCGCGTACCGCACGCACTTCGCGATCGTGATGGCCGGCGCGGTGATCGCCTCGGTGCCGGTGCTGATCCTCTTCGGCATCGCGCAGAAGCAGATCGTCGAGTCCGTCGCGGGAGCGGCCGTCAAGGGCTGA
- a CDS encoding AAA family ATPase, which translates to MLTALAIDGYRSIRRLRLGLDRVTVVTGPNGSGKSSLYRALRLLAAAGRDGAVTALAREGGLPSTLWAGPEVLGREVAAGRAPAQGLVRSGPVALRMGFASDDFGYAVDLGLPLPDKTSMFGRDPEIKAEAVWHGATLRPATALAERRGPQVRLRESGAWEPLDRRLASWESMLDEVDSPEVRAVRAVLRGWRFYDHVRTDSAAPARSAEIGTRTPVLSADARDLASAIQTIRELGVAERLDAAIDEAFPGSRVTVTESEGRFELAISQPDLLRPLRAAELSDGTLRYLVWVAALLSPRPAGLVVLNEPETSLHPDLLPPLARLVVDASEHSQVIVVSHAEPIVGALRRAGAAVAELEKTTGETKVVGQGSLDEPPWQWPSR; encoded by the coding sequence GTGCTGACTGCGCTGGCGATCGACGGGTACCGCTCGATCCGGCGGCTGCGGCTCGGACTCGACCGGGTGACGGTCGTCACCGGTCCCAACGGCAGCGGCAAGTCGAGTCTGTACCGCGCGCTGAGACTCCTCGCCGCGGCCGGCCGCGACGGTGCGGTCACCGCGCTCGCCCGGGAGGGCGGGCTCCCGTCGACCTTGTGGGCGGGGCCCGAGGTGCTCGGGCGGGAGGTCGCGGCAGGCCGCGCGCCGGCGCAGGGTCTCGTGAGAAGCGGCCCCGTCGCACTCCGGATGGGGTTCGCGAGCGACGACTTCGGATATGCGGTCGACCTGGGACTCCCGCTGCCCGACAAGACCTCGATGTTCGGACGCGACCCCGAGATCAAGGCCGAGGCGGTGTGGCACGGCGCGACGCTCCGGCCGGCGACGGCGCTCGCCGAAAGACGGGGGCCTCAGGTGAGGCTCCGCGAGAGCGGTGCGTGGGAGCCGCTCGATCGCCGGCTCGCCTCGTGGGAGAGCATGCTCGACGAGGTCGACTCGCCGGAGGTGCGGGCCGTGCGCGCCGTGCTGCGCGGCTGGCGCTTCTACGACCACGTGCGCACCGATTCCGCCGCCCCGGCCCGGTCGGCCGAGATCGGCACGCGGACGCCCGTGCTGTCGGCCGATGCCCGCGACCTCGCCTCCGCGATCCAGACGATCCGTGAACTCGGCGTCGCCGAGCGGCTGGACGCCGCGATCGACGAGGCGTTTCCCGGGAGCCGCGTCACCGTCACGGAGAGCGAGGGCCGCTTCGAGCTCGCGATCTCGCAGCCCGATCTCCTCCGGCCTCTCCGTGCCGCCGAGCTCTCCGACGGCACACTGCGCTACCTGGTGTGGGTCGCCGCGCTCCTGTCGCCTCGCCCCGCGGGTCTCGTCGTGCTCAACGAGCCCGAGACGAGCCTCCATCCCGACCTGCTGCCCCCGCTCGCGCGCCTCGTCGTCGATGCCTCCGAGCACTCGCAGGTCATCGTCGTGTCCCACGCCGAGCCGATCGTCGGCGCGCTCCGCCGGGCCGGCGCGGCCGTCGCCGAACTCGAGAAGACGACCGGCGAGACGAAGGTCGTCGGTCAGGGGAGCCTCGACGAGCCGCCGTGGCAGTGGCCGTCCCGCTGA
- a CDS encoding sigma factor gives MMHDEPESPRTDDDLASAAAVFADSRRRLFGIAYRMLGSVADAEDVVQEAWIRWQGVDRRGVVEPAAFLARQLVSRARKHLATGRRAEVAASEQRRLLDAFLLAAQRGMSRLSKRSSPTMW, from the coding sequence ATGATGCACGACGAACCCGAATCGCCGCGCACGGACGACGACCTGGCGTCCGCTGCCGCGGTGTTCGCCGACTCCCGGCGGCGGCTCTTCGGTATCGCCTACCGCATGCTCGGGAGCGTCGCGGATGCCGAGGACGTCGTCCAGGAGGCGTGGATCCGGTGGCAGGGGGTCGATCGCCGGGGGGTCGTCGAGCCGGCGGCTTTTCTCGCGCGCCAGCTCGTGAGCCGTGCACGCAAGCATCTCGCGACCGGTCGGCGAGCGGAGGTCGCGGCATCCGAGCAGCGGCGGCTGCTCGACGCGTTCCTGCTCGCCGCGCAGCGGGGGATGTCGAGGCTCTCGAAGCGCTCTTCGCCGACGATGTGGTGA
- a CDS encoding sugar ABC transporter permease, translating into MAEIVTTPAVAPQRENAGESGGTPANRARGGRRRTLIAYLFLAPFLILFLTFVVAPAVFGLWISVTDYSPFSDVQNFVGLQNYIALFDPNSTFSGDFWQSMGATAIFVILSVPCLVLIPLGIALLLNRKIRAAATFRTVFFAPYVLGVAVIGVIWGYILDTQSGILNHLLGLIGLPDEIPWTVNVPWVWVTLVGVTVWWTMGLNTVIFLAGLKGINGDLYEAAALDGAGPWRSFTSVTIPGLRPVMLFITTTTVLASANMFGQSYLLTAGGPGNTTRTAIMYIADQGLSQNNMAPAAAMSYILFAFLAVISFVNFRFQRERVERTVA; encoded by the coding sequence GTGGCTGAGATCGTCACCACCCCCGCCGTGGCTCCCCAGCGTGAGAACGCTGGGGAGTCCGGCGGGACTCCCGCCAACAGGGCGCGTGGAGGCCGGCGTCGCACGCTGATCGCCTACCTGTTCCTCGCGCCCTTCCTGATCCTCTTCCTGACCTTCGTCGTCGCACCGGCGGTCTTCGGCCTCTGGATCAGCGTCACGGACTACAGCCCCTTCAGCGACGTCCAGAACTTCGTCGGGCTGCAGAACTACATCGCGCTGTTCGACCCGAACAGCACCTTCTCGGGCGACTTCTGGCAGTCGATGGGCGCCACGGCGATCTTCGTGATCCTCTCCGTGCCCTGCCTCGTGCTCATCCCGCTCGGGATCGCGCTGCTGCTCAACCGCAAGATCCGGGCCGCGGCGACCTTCCGCACCGTCTTCTTCGCGCCCTACGTTCTGGGCGTCGCCGTCATCGGCGTCATCTGGGGCTACATCCTCGACACGCAGTCGGGCATCCTGAACCACCTGCTCGGCCTCATCGGCCTCCCCGATGAGATCCCGTGGACGGTCAACGTGCCGTGGGTGTGGGTCACGCTCGTCGGTGTCACGGTGTGGTGGACGATGGGCCTGAACACCGTCATCTTCTTGGCGGGACTGAAGGGGATCAACGGCGATCTCTACGAGGCCGCCGCCCTCGACGGCGCCGGCCCGTGGCGGAGCTTCACGTCGGTCACGATCCCCGGACTCCGGCCGGTGATGCTGTTCATCACGACGACGACGGTGCTCGCGAGCGCGAACATGTTCGGTCAGTCGTATCTGCTGACGGCCGGCGGCCCCGGCAACACGACGCGGACGGCGATCATGTACATCGCCGACCAGGGTCTGTCGCAGAACAACATGGCGCCCGCCGCGGCCATGAGCTACATCCTGTTCGCCTTCCTCGCGGTGATCAGCTTCGTCAACTTCCGCTTCCAGCGCGAGCGCGTCGAGAGGACCGTCGCATGA
- a CDS encoding helix-turn-helix transcriptional regulator, with protein sequence MSSLDRRLADWFLITAEVLQRPIVEVPLDDLRDSVLSSFDARMATSNLRDKEGRVTVRGYGWSATDPDSHEANRAIAELFRVLDFELFDYHPLLQWYARTGDTAPQSVGRVPPRFLDAWQTHEVYDLLRGLRAEQQLSIPMLVRGIEHQAVVVCRPGLDFTDDDLELARFLQRMFTSLQRQAEILAARAVPEELASSLSGRELAVLRLIAGGSSAQAAARELGVSPRTVEKHLEHVYRKIGVRDRVSAALIAYELGLVDSDRPARPHTQISP encoded by the coding sequence ATGTCTTCGCTCGACAGAAGACTTGCGGATTGGTTCCTCATCACCGCGGAAGTGCTGCAGCGGCCGATCGTCGAAGTGCCCCTCGACGACCTGCGCGACAGCGTCCTGTCGAGCTTCGATGCGCGGATGGCGACGTCGAACCTCCGTGACAAGGAGGGCCGCGTGACGGTACGTGGCTACGGGTGGTCTGCGACGGATCCCGACTCGCACGAGGCGAATCGAGCCATCGCAGAGCTCTTCCGGGTGCTCGACTTCGAGCTGTTCGACTACCACCCGCTGCTCCAGTGGTACGCGCGCACGGGTGACACCGCCCCGCAGTCCGTCGGACGCGTACCGCCGCGCTTCCTGGACGCCTGGCAGACACACGAGGTCTACGACCTGCTGCGGGGACTCCGGGCGGAGCAGCAGCTGTCGATCCCGATGCTGGTGCGCGGCATCGAGCACCAGGCGGTCGTCGTCTGCCGGCCCGGCCTGGATTTCACCGACGACGATCTCGAGCTCGCCCGCTTCCTGCAGCGGATGTTCACGTCACTGCAGAGGCAGGCGGAGATCCTCGCGGCGCGGGCGGTGCCGGAGGAACTGGCGAGCTCCCTCTCGGGGAGGGAGCTCGCCGTCCTTCGTCTCATCGCGGGCGGGAGCAGCGCTCAGGCTGCAGCCCGCGAGCTGGGTGTGTCGCCGCGGACGGTCGAGAAGCATCTCGAGCACGTCTACCGCAAGATCGGGGTGCGCGACCGCGTCTCGGCCGCGCTCATCGCCTACGAGCTCGGACTGGTCGACTCCGATCGCCCGGCGCGCCCGCACACTCAGATCAGCCCTTGA
- a CDS encoding LacI family DNA-binding transcriptional regulator codes for MAGVTLQDVADHAGVSMKTVSNVVRNYAHVSAKTRTAVQNAIDELGYRPNVMGRRLATGRSGLIALAFADVGVPYFAELARKSSRSTQRFGYRLILEETDGTLEGEREVVASSEAGLVDGFLFQPSVMSSTEVARHRGDVPIVLLGEAAAPLTMDRVMIDNGAAAAEATTHLIAMGRRRVGFVGHEAGGLSNTSRLRIAGYQHAIEEAGLAPEPSLLIPAREVSALENARAVGAALDEGIRVDALFCRDDLAAIGALRAVQERGLRVPDDIAIIGWDNIGITAVTYPSITTVAPDLPALVERALEMLVERIEGYDGMGRHELAPHRIVFRESAPEI; via the coding sequence ATGGCTGGAGTCACTCTCCAAGATGTCGCTGATCACGCGGGCGTCTCGATGAAGACGGTCTCCAACGTGGTGCGCAATTACGCGCATGTCAGCGCCAAGACCCGCACCGCCGTGCAGAACGCGATCGACGAGCTCGGCTACCGTCCGAACGTCATGGGGCGACGTCTCGCCACCGGTCGCAGTGGACTCATCGCGCTGGCCTTCGCCGATGTGGGAGTGCCCTACTTCGCTGAACTGGCACGGAAGAGCTCGCGCAGCACGCAGCGCTTCGGCTACCGGCTGATCCTCGAGGAGACCGATGGAACGCTCGAGGGGGAGCGGGAGGTCGTCGCGAGCTCCGAGGCCGGACTGGTGGACGGGTTCCTCTTCCAGCCGAGCGTCATGTCGTCGACGGAGGTCGCCCGCCACCGCGGCGACGTGCCGATCGTCCTCCTGGGCGAGGCGGCCGCGCCGCTCACGATGGACCGGGTCATGATCGACAACGGCGCCGCCGCCGCCGAGGCGACGACGCACCTGATCGCTATGGGGCGCCGGCGCGTGGGCTTCGTCGGGCATGAGGCCGGCGGCCTCTCGAACACGTCGCGGCTGCGCATCGCCGGCTACCAGCACGCGATCGAGGAGGCGGGTCTGGCGCCCGAGCCCTCGCTCCTCATCCCCGCTCGTGAGGTCTCAGCGCTCGAGAACGCCCGTGCGGTCGGCGCGGCGCTCGACGAGGGGATCCGCGTCGACGCGCTCTTCTGCCGCGACGACCTCGCCGCCATCGGCGCGCTGCGTGCCGTGCAGGAGCGCGGCCTGCGGGTGCCCGACGACATCGCGATCATCGGCTGGGACAACATCGGCATCACCGCCGTGACGTATCCGAGCATCACGACGGTCGCACCGGACCTCCCGGCGCTCGTCGAACGCGCGCTCGAGATGCTCGTCGAGCGCATCGAGGGGTACGACGGGATGGGACGTCATGAGCTCGCCCCGCACCGCATCGTGTTCCGCGAGAGCGCTCCCGAGATCTGA